A window from Engraulis encrasicolus isolate BLACKSEA-1 chromosome 11, IST_EnEncr_1.0, whole genome shotgun sequence encodes these proteins:
- the LOC134458826 gene encoding transmembrane protein 217-like, which produces MQLLLADGLCGMTPRDGSIVGGLFFMMVGVMQLTFEAGNINLALAGPGNVTNGTWVPLSGLQCYYTLIAMETVCILMAMVMLAAVWTRNAWGLLCFGAWMTLFDLALVAIVSLLYLELKKVGLAIDSLAWCGLACRIITDPFWLIFIITYGLQLWEEKNQHKDVRKRRNTEGRPGGVKFKGFDSGI; this is translated from the coding sequence ATGCAGTTGCTGCTAGCAGATGGCCTGTGTGGAATGACCCCGCGCGATGGCTCCATCGTCGGTGGTCTCTTCTTCATGATGGTGGGCGTGATGCAGCTGACGTTTGAAGCAGGCAACATAAATCTGGCCCTAGCAGGGCCCGGCAATGTCACCAACGGCACCTGGGTGCCTCTCTCAGGCCTGCAGTGCTACTACACCCTCATTGCCATGGAGACCGTCTGCATCCTGATGGCTATGGTGATGCTGGCCGCGGTGTGGACTCGCAATGCATGGGGCCTGTTGTGCTTCGGTGCCTGGATGACTTTATTTGACCTGGCCCTAGTGGCCATCGTCTCCCTCCTGTACCTGGAGCTGAAGAAGGTAGGCTTGGCGATAGACTCCTTGGCCTGGTGTGGCCTGGCCTGTCGAATCATTACTGACCCCTTCTGGCTGATCTTCATCATTACATACGGGCTGCAGCTGTGGGAGGAGAAGAACCAGCACAAAGACGTGCGCAAGAGGAGGAACACGGAGGGCAGACCGGGCGGGGTGAAGTTCAAGGGCTTTGACAGTGGCATCTGA